The following is a genomic window from Variovorax paradoxus.
GCGCCCAGCTCGGGCCCCATCTGCAAAAGGGGCTGAAGTCTCTCTACACGATCCACGGCGACGAACCGTTGCTCGCGCAAGAGGCCGCGGATGCCATTCGCGCCGCGGCGCGCACCCAGGGCTATACCGAGCGCAGTTCGTACACCGTGGCCGGCGCGCACTTCGACTGGAGCGCGGTGCTTGCGGCGGGCGGTTCGCTCTCGCTCTTCGCGGACAAGCAAATCGTCGAGATCCGCATTCCCTCGGGCAAGCCCGGCAAGGACGGCAGCACGGCGCTGCAGCAATTGGCTGAAGCGGCGCAGGGCAACGACAGCACGCTCACGCTCGTGATGCTCCCGCGGCTGGACAAGGCCACGCGCACGGGCGCCTGGTTCTCGGCCTTGGAGAACAACGGCGCGAGCATCCAGGTCGACCCCATCGAACGTGCCGCGCTGCCGCAATGGATTGCGCAGCGGCTGGGCCTGCAGGGCCAGCGCGTGATGCCGGGCGATGAGGGCCAGCGCACGCTGCAATTCTTTGCCGACCGCGTCGAAGGCAACCTGCTTGCGGCGCACCAGGAAATCCAGAAGCTCGCCCTGCTGCATCCGGCGGGCGAACTGAGCTGGGAGCAGGTGGAGGCCGCGGTCAACAACGTGGCGCGCTATGACGTGTTCAAGCTGTCGGAGGCCGTGCTTGCGGGCAATCCGCAGCGCGTGGCGCGCATGCTCGACGGCCTGCAGGCCGAAGGCGAGGCCGAAGTGCTGGTGCACTACACGATTGCCGAGGACATCCGGGCACTGAAGCGCGTGAAAGATGCGATGGCCTCGGGCCGTCCGCTGCCCATGGCGCTGCGCGAGAACCGCATCTGGGGCCCGCGCGAACGTGCCTTCGAGCGCGTGCTGCCAAGGCTCGACGACCGCATGCTGGCCCGGCTGCTGCGCGCCGCGCATGTGGTGGACGGCATTTGCAAGGGCCTCAAGCAGCCCGATTGGCCCGCCAGCGGCTGGCAGGCGCTGCAGCGTCTGGCGCTGATGCTGTGCCGCGCTTGCAGCAGTGGCCCGGTTCCCTCTCGCTGAGGGAGAAAGGACAACGCCCAAGGGGTGCAAAGCCCGGGGTTGATCCAAATGCAGGAAAATGCCGACATGAACGCGTTCAACGTCAGCGAGCACATGCAGGCCCTCGGCCTGCAAGCCAAATCCGCCGCATTCCTCATGGCCCGTGCGGATGCAGCTACCAAAAACAGAGCATTGAAGGCCTTGGCCAAGCGCCTGCGCGAAGCCGGCCTCAGCCTTTCGGAGGCCAACCAGAGGGACCTGGAGCGTGCCACGGCCGCGGGCCTGCCGGCGCCGATGGTCGATCGCCTCAAGCTCACGCCCAAGGTCATCGAGACGGTGGCCCAGGGCTGCGAGCAGCTCGCCGGCATGGCGGACGTGATCGGCGAGATCATCGGCATGAAGCAGCAGCCCAGCGGCATTCGCGTCGGCCAGATGCGCGTGCCGATCGGCGTGTTCGGCATGATCTACGAGAGCCGCCCCAATGTGACCATCGAGGCTGCGAGCCTCGCCATCAAGAGCGGCAACGCGGCCATTCTGCGCGGCGGTTCGGAAGCCATCGAGTCGAACAAGGCGCTGGCGCTGCTGGTGTCCGAGGCACTCGCCGAAGCCGGCCTGCCGGTCGATGCGGTGCAATTGGTGCAAACCACCGACCGCGAGGCCGTGGGCCAGCTCATTGCCATGCCCGAGTTCGTGGACGTGATCATTCCGCGCGGCGGCAAGGGCCTGATCGAGCGCATCAGCCGCGACGCCAAGGTGCCGGTCATCAAGCACCTGGACGGCAATTGCCACGTCTATGTGGACGATTCGGCCGAATTTGAAATGGCGCTGCGCATCGTCGACAACGCCAAGACCCAGAAATACAGCCCCTGCAACGCGGCCGAAGGCCTCCTGGTGTCGGCCGCGGTGGCCGAAGACTTCCTGCCCCGCATTGGGGCCATCTTTGCGGCCAAGGGCGTGGAAATGCGCTGCGACCCGGCTGCAGCGCGCATCCTGCGAGCGGACGATGCCGCAGGTTCAAACGCAAGAATCGTCGATGCGGTCGAGTCCGACTGGTCCGAGGAATACCTTGCCGCGGTGATCAGCATCAAGGTGGTCGAAGGCGTCGACGAAGCCATCGCGCACATCAACCGCTACTCGAGCCATCACACCGACGCCATCGTCACGCGCGACCATGTGCATGCGCAGCGCTTTTTGCGCGAGGTCGATTCGGCCAGCGTCATGGTCAATGCGAGTACACGCTTCGCAGACGGTTTCGAGTTTGGCCTGGGGGCCGAGATCGGCATCAGCACCGACAAATTCCATGCGCGCGGGCCGGTCGGCATCGAAGGGCTGACCTCGCTCAAGTACGTGGTGCTGGGGCAGGGCGAAGTGCGCACCTGAGACCTGGAACGCGGCGGACTGAACCAAGTCCGGTATACGTAGTCTTGTCATTGGGGCGGCCACCCCCAAATCCTACAATTCCGCTATACCTTCAAGTACAAATCCAATAAGGCCGCCGCATGGTTCCGCATCTAGTCACCGCCCTGACCGGCCCGATCAACGAACTGGAGCAGCGGGTACTCGACTCCACGCCCGCCATCGAGCGCTGGTTCCGGCTCGAATGGATGGAACACACGCCCCCGTTCTACAGCGCGGTCGACATCCGCAATGCCGGCTTCAAGCTTGCGCCGGTCGACACCAATCTTTTTCCGGGCGGCTGGAACAATCTCACCAAGGAAATGCTGCCGCTCGCGGTGCAGGCCGCGCAGGCCGCCATCGAGAAGATCTGCCCGGAGGCGCGCAACCTGCTGGTCATTCCCGAGAACCACTCGAAGAACACCTTCTACCTTGCCAACATTGCGCAGCTGGTGCGCATCTTCCACATGGCGGGACTCAACGTGCGGGTGGGCTCCATCGACCCGGCCATCAAGTCGCCCAAGAAGATCGAGCTGCCCAACGGCGAAACCGTGTGCCTGGAGCCCGTGGTGCGCAGCAAGCGCCGCCTCGGCCTCAAGAATTTCGACCCCTGCACCATCCTGCTCAACAATGAGCTGTCGGCCGGCACGCCGGGCATTCTGGAAGACCTGCACGAGCAGTACCTGCTGCCGCCGCTGCACGCCGGCTGGTCGGTGCGGCGCAAGAGCAACCACCTGCACAGCTATGAAGAGCTGTCCAAGCGCTTCGGCAAGCTGCTGGGCATCGACCCCTGGCTCATCAACCCGATCTATGCGCGCGCCGAAGGCATCGACTTTGCCGAAGGCCGCGGCATCGACGTGCTGACCAGCCATGTGGACGCGGTGCTGACCAAGGTGCGCCGCAAGTACAAGGAATACGGCATCAACGAGAAGCCCTTCGTGATCGTCAAGGGCCAGACCGGCAGCGACGGCCCGGGCGTGATGACGGTGCACGACGCGAAAGAGGTCGAAGGCCTCGTCGGAAAGCCGCGCGCCGCAGCGGGCAGCAAGGCCGCCGCGGCCAGGGAGCTGCGCGGGCCCGGCGAGGTGATCGTGCAGGAAGGCGTGCTGACCAATGAGCGCGTGCACAACGGCGTGGCCGAGCCGGTGGTCTACATGATGGACCGCTACGTGGTGGGGGGGTTCTACCGCGTGCATGCCGAGCGCGCCCCGGACGAAAACCTGAAGTCTCCCGGCGCGAGCTTCGTGCCCCTGGCTTTTTCGGAAAGCGCGCATCTGCCGCAGCCCGGCGCCAAGCCCGGCGCGAGCGCGCCCAACCGCTTCTACATGTATGGCGTGGTGGGCCGCCTGGCCATGGTGGCAGCCAGCTACGAGATGGAAGCCACCGATCCGGACGCGGAAATCTACGAATGATTTTCCGGGGTGGGTTGCGGCAGGGGCGGTCGGCGGCAAAATAGCGGCCCCACAGTAAAGGAAACAAAAGGGCGGAGGGTGCGCGCAAACGGCTGAAAACGCCGGCGCGGCGGCATCCCGGGGCGTGTGACACCTGGTTACGCGTTTGCAGTTCGCTCTTTTTCCCATCGACTTCGTGTCACCTCCCAAATCTTCCTCCGCCGCCGCCTTGATCATCGGCACCATCGGTGTCGTCTATGGCGACATCGGCACCAGCGTGCTGTATGCAGTCAAGGAAGTGTTCGGCCACGGCCACCTTCCTTTCACCATCGAGAACGTCTACGGCATCCTGTCGATGTTCTTCTGGACGCTCACCGTCATCGTGTCCATCAAATATGTGGTGCTGGTGCTGCGGGCCGACAACGAAGGCGAGGGCGGCCTGGTTGCCATGCTCGCGCTGGCCTCGCGCGCGGTGGCCGACAAGCCCAGGCTGCGCAATGTGCTGCTGCTGGTGGGCATCTTCGGTACCTCGCTCTTCTATGGCGACGGCGTCATCACGCCCGCCATTTCGGTGCTTTCGGCGGTCGAGGGCCTCGAGGTGGTGTCGCCCCACTTCAAGCACTATGTGCTGCCGGTCACGCTGCTGGTGCTGTTCTGCCTCTTCGTGGTGCAAAAGCGCGGCACCGCGGGCATCGGCAAGTTCTTCGGCCCGATCACGCTGGTGTGGTTCCTGGCCATTGCCGTGCTTGGCGTGTCGCAGATCGTTCACCACCCCGAGATTCTCAAAGCGCTGAACCCCTGGTTCGCGCTGAAGTTCATGTGGGACAACCCGGGCACCAGCTTCATCCTGCTGGGCGCCACGGTGCTGTGCGTCACGGGTGCCGAGGCGCTCTACGCCGACCTGGGCCACTTCGGCAAGCGGCCGATCCGCCTGGCGTGGTTCACGGTGGTGATGCCGGCGCTCACGCTCAACTACTTCGGGCAAGGCGCATTGCTGCTCGAGAACCCGGAGGCCGTGAAGAACCCGTTCTTCATGATGGCGCCCGAATGGGCACTCGTTCCGCTGGTGCTGCTGGCCACGGCCGCCACGGTCATTGCGTCGCAGGCACTCATTACCGGCGCCTTCAGCGTCACGCGCCAGGTCATCCAGCTGGGCTACCTGCCGCGCCTGAACATCGAGCACACGAGCGTGCGCACTGCCGGGCAGATCTACATTCCGCTGGTCAACTGGGGCCTGTTCGTGGCCATCGTGCTGGCGGTTGTCATGTTCCGCTCGTCGAGCAGCCTGGCCGCGGCCTACGGCATTGCGGTGACCACCGACATGCTCATCACCACGGTGCTGACCTTCTTCGTGATCCGCTATGCATGGAAGCTGCCGCTGGCGCTGTGCATTGCGTCCACGGCGGTCTTCTTCGTGGTCGACTTCCTGTTCTTCGCGTCGAACCTGCTCAAGCTGTTCGAAGGCGGCTGGTTCCCGCTGGTGATCGGCGGCGCCGTGTTCACCTTGATGATCACCTGGAAGGAAGGCCGCCGCCTGATGGGCGAGGTGCAGCGCGCCGATGCGATCGAGCTCAAGGCGTTTCTCGATTCCGTGTTCGAAAGCCCGCCGGCGCGGGTGGAAGGCACGGCGGTGTTTCTTACCGCGGAGCCGGGCGTGCTGCCCAACGCACTGCTGCACAACCTGAAGCACAACAAGGTGCTGCACGAGCAGAACATGTTCGTCACCGTGCGCAACCACGAAGTGCCCTGGATCCCGATGGACAAGCGCATCGAGATCGAGGCGCTCGGCCACCATTGTTGGCAGATCATCGTGCATTACGGCTTCAAGAACGACGTCGACCTGCCCCGCGCTCTGGACCACGCGCGCCTGCGCGGCTGCCAGCTCGAGCCCATGGCGACGAGCTACTTCCTCTCGCGCGACGTCGTCATTCCCACGCTCGGCAGCGGCATGGCGCCGTGGCGCGAAAAGCTGTTTGCGCAGATGCACCACAACGCGAGCGGTGCGGCCGCGTTCCTGGGGCTGCCGAACAACGCGGTGGTGGAGCTGGGCTCGAAGATCGAGATTTGAAGCCGGCGTGCGTGCGGGCCCCGCGGCTTTCGCTCAAGCGAAGTCCGCCGGCCGGTCCGCCGCAAGCTGCTGCACATGCGATGCAATCGCGCACGGCGTGGTGAGCCAGATTTCGCCCCGGTCGCGTGCACGCGCCAGGTGAGACAGCGCCGTTCGCAAGTGCCGCAGCCGATACGGCTGGCCCACGATGTACGGATGCAGCGCAAGCCCCATGACCAGCGGCTGCGCGCGCGACTGCCCGAGCATTTCGTCGAAGTTGTCGATCACCATCGCGCTGAAGTCCTTCGCATCCATCAGGCGGCCCATGATCATCGGAATGTCGTTGAGCTCCTGCGGATACGGCACCGACCAGATCGAGGCGCCGCCGCGCGTGCGCATGCGCACCGGTTGGTCGTCGTGGCACCAGTTGAGCGTGTAGCCATAGCCGGTCTCGGCCAGCAGGTCGGGCGTGACCGCGCTTTCCGAAATCCACGGTGACAGCCATCCGGCCGGCGCCTGGCCGCTCTCTTGCCGCATGCGCTCGCGGCAACGCACCAGCAGCGCGCGTTCGTCGTCTTCGTGCCAGCTACCCTGGCGTTCGGCGTTGCTGTGGCCGTGGCCGATGAGCTCGTCGCCGCGGGCCACGCAAGCCTGTACCAGCTCCGGGCAATGGTCGTAAAGCGCCGTGTTGATGAGCGCACCGGAGGGAAGCCCCAGCGAATCGAACAGCTCCAGGCAGCGCCACGCGCCCACGCGGTTGCCGTAGTCGCGCCAGCCGTGGTTCAGCACATCGGGCTGCGGCGAGGCCGGTCCAATGCATGCGCCCAGGCCGTCGCCGAATGCAAAGTGCTCGATGTTGAAGCCGATGTACACCGCCAGCCGCGAGCCGTTCGGCCATGCGTAGCCGGGCCGCCGGGTGATGGGGCTGTAGCCGAAGCGGCCGTGCGTGGGAAGCCGTTCGGGCCAGCGCGCCGTCATGTGCCGTGCCTCACAGCACCGCCAGCCCGGCGCGCACCAGGAGCCATTCGGCGCTGTCGTTCCATACATCCATCTGCACGATGAGCCCGTTGCGCACCACGTAGCGGTCGACATAGCGGTTGCCTTCGAAGGCTGTGCCGTCTGGCCAGGCGCCGTAGAGCGTGCCGAGGCTGTAGACCACCGTTTCCTCCGGCGTGCCGCCGGCCACGGTTTCGGTGCGCTCGATCTTCTTCTTTACCCACGCATAGCGCTTGGCATTGAACGCCGAGGTGTCACCGGGCGCATGCATCGGGCGGTTGCCTGTAAAGCGGATGCGGATGTCGGGCGCGGTGAAGCGTGAGGCCGCTTGGGGATCGGGAATCATCACCAGGCGAAGAAATTCGTCGACGACTCCGGCGGGCGTGGCAGGGCCCTGCAATGCAGGTTCGTCGGGCGAAGCGAGTGGATCCATGGGGTCCTCCGGGCATGAGGCCACGCGGTGCATGGCCAGACAAGACAATCCATAGCAATTCCCGCGCCGATGGGCCGGAACTGAAGCCTTGGTGTCCCGGCACAATTGGCCGATGCGTTTCTTCAAGGATCTGAGCCTTTCCGCCTTCACCGCCGGCTTCGTCGCCGTGCTCGTGGGCTTCACGAGCTCGGTGGCCATCGTGTTCCAGGCCGCACAGGCTTTCGGCGCCACGCCCGAGATCGCGGCCTCGTGGATGTGGGCGCTGGGCATCGGCATGGGCCTGCCATCCATCGTGCTGTCGCTGTGGTGGCGCAAGCCGGTGATGATTGCCTGGAGCACGCCGGGCGCCGCCGTGCTTGCCGTGGCTGCGGGCAGCTACGGCATGGGCGAGGCGGTCGGCGCCTTCATCGCCTGCGCCGTGCTCATCGTGCTGGCGGGCGCTACGGGTTGGTTCGAGCGGGTCATGAACAGGATTCCGATGGCGATCGCCTCGGCCCTGCTTGCCGGCGTGCTCGCGCGCTTCGGGCTGGATGCGTTCATTGCCGCCAAGACCGCGCTGCCGCTGGTGCTTCTGATGCTCGGCACCTACCTGGTCGCGAAGCGCCTGCTGCCGCGCTATGCGGTGCCGCTCACGCTGCTGGTTGCCATTGCCTTCGTGGCCGCGCGCGGCGAGCTGAGCTGGTCGACGGTGCACTTCTCGCTCACATGGCCCGTGTTCACCATGCCGGTGTTCAGCTGGCAGGCCATCGTCAGCCTGGCCTTGCCGCTTTTCATCGTCACCATGGCGTCGCAGAACCTGCCGGGCGTGGCGACGATGCGTGCGGCGGGCTACGGCGACCTGCCGGTGAGCAAGCTCATCACCGTCACCGGGCTGGCAACGCTGGTGCTGGCGCCCTTCGGTGCCTTTGCACTGAACCTGGGCGCCATCAGCGCCGCCATCTGCATGGGCCGCGAGGCGCATGAAGACCCGGCGCGGCGCTACACGGCGGCCGCAAGCTGCGGCGCCATCTACGTGGTGATCGCATTCTTCGGCGCGGCGGTCACCGGGCTGCTCACGGCGTTTCCGAAAGAGCTGGTCGCCGCCATCGCCGGCCTGGCGCTGCTGGGCACCATCGGCAGCGGGCTGGCGGGTGCGGTGCGCGACGAGCCGCACCGCGAGGCCGCGATCATCACCTTCCTGGTCACGCTCTCGGGCGTGGCCATCCTGGGCATTGGCTCGGCGTTCTGGGGCGTGGTGGCCGGTGCACTGGCATTGGCGGTGCAGCAGGCCGGACGCACGAAGACAAAGGCCTCCGCCGGCAAGGACATCGCCGCTTCCGGCAACATCGCGCCAGACAGCAGCAACATGGCGGCCACACCTGGCGCCGGAAAGACTCCCTGATGAAAAACATCCTCTTCGTCGCCGATCCGCTCGATCATTTCAAGATCTACAAGGACACGACCTTCTCGATGATGCGCGAGGCCCAGCGCCGCGGCTATCGCATCGCGGCCTGCCTGCCGCAGGACATCCAGTGGAAGTCGGGCGGGCAGGTCACCGCCACGGTGCAGCAGATCACGCTCACCGGAGACGCAAGGGACTGGTACCGCGTCGATATCAGCGAGGCCAAGGCGCTGAAGGACTTCGACGCCGTGCTGATGCGCAAGGACCCGCCCTTCGACGCCGAATACATCTATGCCACGCACCTGCTCGAGCAGGCCGAACGCGAAGGCGCGCGCGTGGTCAACAAGCCGAGCGCGTTGCGCGACCACCCCGAGAAGCTCGCGATCATGGAGTTTCCGCAGTTCGTCACGCCCACGCTGGTCACGCGCAGCGCGCAGGCCGTGCGCGACTTTCATGCCGAGCATGGCGACATCATCCTGAAGCCACTCGACGGCATGGGCGGCATGGGCATCTTCCGCGTGAAGCAGGACGCGTTGAACCTCGGCTCCATCGTCGAGACGCTCAACAAGAACGGCGCCGAAACCATCATGGTGCAGCGCTTCGTGCCAGAGGTGGTTCAGGGCGACAAGCGCATCCTGATCATTGCGGGCGAGCCCGCGCCCTTTGTGCTGGCGCGCATTCCGCAAGGCACCGAGGTGCGCGGCAACCTGGCGGCCGGCGGCAAGGGTGTGGCCCAGCCGCTCACGGCGCGCAACCGCGAGATCGCCGAGGCCATTGGCCGGGTGCTCGCGCCGCGCGGGCTGCTCTTGATCGGGCTCGACGTGATCGGCGACTCGGTCACCGAGATCAACGTGACGAGCCCGACCTGCTTCCAGGAGATCACCGAGCAGACCGGCTTCGACGTGCCGAAGATGTTCATCGATGCGCTCGAGGCGCACCTTGCCGCACCGCGCTGAGTTCCTCGGGTAGCGCCTCGCGCTGCCGCCGTGTCTGCAGCAGCCGCGCGCGCCGCTTGCGCCACCAGATCACGATGCCCGTGATGGACAGGCCCGCCACCGCCAGCCCCATGAGCGACATCAGGATGCGTCCCGGCAGCCCCAGGATGCGTCCGCCGTGCAGCGGCAATTGCAGCTGCGCGAACACGTCGGCCGCCGTGCCGTGCCATGGCCGGTTGCTGCTGATGATGTGGCCGTCGCGGCCGTCCAGGTAGAGGTTGGACAAGCCCATGCCGTCGCTGTCGTCGTGCGAGGCATGGTCGAAGAACGACACGTTGTAGAAGCCGCCGCGCTGGTTGTAGAACACGCCGCCCAGCGGCGTGGTCCAGCCGCGCCGGCGTGCTTCGGCCTCGGCGTCCGCAACGATCTGGCGAAAACCTATGGTGGGTTCGATGCGTGTGCCCAGCGGTGCAAGCGGCACCAGTGCCGAGGGGCCGGGCGTGGTCTTCGACACCAGCGACAGCATCGGGTGGAAGATTTCCTTGTAGAGATTCAGCGAGAACGACGTGAAGGCGATGAGGATGATCAGCGCCCACATCCACAGCCCGCCCGCGCGGTGCAGGTCGAAGTTGAGCTTGTAGCCGCCGGCCGCCCATCGCACGGCCCAGGCCGGCTTCCAGCGGCGCCACCATTCGCGCGCAGCGCGGTGCTCGGGGTGCGCGGCCCGGCGCTGGCGCCGCGGCGTCGTGAGGTACAGCGCAACGAAGCTGTCGAGCAGCCACACCAGCGCCACGCCGCCCATGATCCAGTAGCCCAGCCGGTCGGTGCCCCAGACGGCCGGCACATGCAGCGTGTAGTGCAGCTTGCGCAGGAACGGCATCAGCGTCTCGGGCTTGAGCGAGATCGCGGTCGAGTCGCGCCGGCCGCGGATCTCGGCCGTCACTGGATCGACGTACACGCGGTTGTAGCCGAGCTGGTAGGGCTTGCCGGTGGCGGGGTCGGTGCGCGGCTGCACGAAGTAGCCGGCCGCGTGGCCTTCCTCGAACCCGAGCGGCATGTACGCGACGCGTGCGCGCGGGTCGTGCGCCTCGACCGCGGCCGCCAGGTCGAACGGATCGCGGAACGGCCCGCGCGATTCGGTGTCGTAGAGCTCGCTGTTGAGCCAGCCGTCGATCTCGTGGTCCCACGAGATCACGGCGCCGGTCAGGCCCGAGACAATGAGGAACAGTGCAACCGCGAGGCCCGCCCAGCGGTGCACTGTCGTCGCGAAGGCGCGCATCTCAGAAGTCGATGGTGCCGCTGACCGCAAAGGTGCGCGGTGCGCCGAGGACCAGGTAGTTGGAGCCCTGCGTGCCGCCCACCGACGCCCAGTACGACTTGTTGAACAGGTTGTCGATGCGCGCGCGCAGCGTGAGTGCGCGGCCGTTGCCCAGGTCGACCAGGTAGCGCGCGCCGATGTCGAAGCGCGTCCAGCCCGGGATCTGCTGCGTGTTGGCCGCGTTGGCGTACTGCTTGGAGGTGTAGAGCAAACGCGCGTTCAGCGACAGGTTGCGCACGCCCGGTACGTCCCATTCGGCGCCCAGGTTGGCCTGCTGCTTGGCAACGCCGATGGCCGTGCGGCCGTCGGTGGCACCGCCTTGCGTGTCCTTCTGCTTGGCGTCGAGCAGCGTCAGGCCGCCCAGAAGGCGCAGCCCCTTGGCAGGCTGGCCGAACACCGAGAACTCCAGGCCTTGGTTGCGCTGCTTGCCGTACAGGCCGTAGGTCTGGCCCTCGTACTGGTACGTGGGCTGGTCGGTGGTGAAGAAGGCCGCGCTTGCACCGACGGTGCCGCCGTCGTACTTGACGCCGACTTCCTTCTGCTTGGCCTGGTACGGCGCGAACACCTCGCCGGCGTTGGTGACCGGACGGCTGTTGACCGTGCCGGGTGCCACGTTGCCCTTGACGAGGCCTTCGATGTAGTTCGCGTAGACAGAGGTGCTCGGCGTGATCTTGAACACGACGCCGGCCACCGGCGTGGTCTTGCTCTTGTCGTAGGCGCTCGTTTCCTTGACCGTGTTGTAGGCGAAGCTGGTCTGCTCGATCGTCTGCCGGCGCACGCCGAGCGTGACCAGCAGGCGGTCGTCCATGAACGACATGGTGTCGGCCACTGCAACGCTCGAGGTCTTGATCTTGTCGGTCAGGCGCGGGTCTTCCAGCGTGTTGCCGGTGAAGTTATTGGCGACCGGGAAGGGCGACGCGTACGGCGCATAGATGTTGTTGCGCAGGCTGCCGCGCGAGATCGTGTAGGCGTTGTCGCGGTCGTTGCTGTATGTGGCGGCCGAAGCCACCACCGCGTGCTTCACCGGTCCGGTCACGAAATTGCCGCGCACGCCGATCTCGGCCGTGCCGATGCGGTCCTTGCGGGTGTTGCTGAAACGCGTGCCGCTGGTGTTGCCGAACGCGTCGGCGAGCGTCGGGTTCGCCAGCACGTTGTCTTCGTCGCTGCGGCGCACGCCGCCCGCGGCCCAGGCGGTGATGTTGTCGGTGATGTCGACTTCACCGCGGAAGGTGGCGAACTTATCCTTCTCCTTCGAATAGGTCCAAGGCTGCGCAAAGTTGGTGCTGGCGTCGGGCGCACGCGGAATCGGCAGCGCCGACGAGGGCGTGAGGCTCGGGCGGCCGTCCTTCAGGTCGTAGTCCTGGTAGCCGAAGTCGGCCGACAGGCGCACGTTGCGGTTGCGCCAGTCCAGGCCGACGGCAAAGGCGCTGAGCTGCTGGCTCTCTTTATGGACGCCGGTGCCGCCTTCGCGGCGCACGGCATTCATGCGAACGCCCAAGCTGTCGTCGGGGCCGAAGCGGCGCGCCAGGTCGAGGTTCACGTAGCCCTGTCCGCCGGTCTGCACGCCGAAGCCGACGCGCGTGAGCGGCTCGTTGGACGCCCGCTTGGGCAGCAGGTTGATCGCGCCGCCGATGCCGCTGCCGCCGGGCGCGGCGCCGTTCAGGAAGGTGTTGGCGCCGCGGAACACTTCCACGCGCTCGAAGAATTCAGAGGCGATGTACTGGCGCGGCAGCATGCCGTACAGGCCGTTGTAGGCCACGTCGTCCGAGTACACGGGGAAGCCGCGCACCACATAAAGCTCCTGGAAGTTGCCGAAGCCGCGCGCCTGGCGCACCGACGGATCATTGAGCAGCACGTCGGCAACGCTCTTGGCCTGCTGGTCCTGGATGAGCTCGTTGGTGTAGTTGGTGCTCGAGAACGGCGAGCTCATCATGTCCTGGTTGCCCAGGATGCCCACGCGCCCGCCACGGGCCACTTGGCCGCCGGCAAAGGGCTTGGTCAGGCCTTCGGCCGAGGCGTCGGCGCTGGCTTCGACGGTAACGGTGCCGAGGGTGCCGGCGGCTTCAACCGGCGCGGCGGTCTGGGCCGAGGCAGCCAAGGCATTGAGAACGAGCAGCGTGGCGGCAACCGTCGGGCGCAGGCTGGCGCGCAGAAAAGGGGAGGAAGAAGACATTGAAAGGTTCGAAAGGGGCGCAAATGAGAACCATTATTGTTACCCCGTCGAGCCGGTTTGCCGATACTTTCTCTCAATG
Proteins encoded in this region:
- a CDS encoding benzoate/H(+) symporter BenE family transporter; protein product: MSRHNWPMRFFKDLSLSAFTAGFVAVLVGFTSSVAIVFQAAQAFGATPEIAASWMWALGIGMGLPSIVLSLWWRKPVMIAWSTPGAAVLAVAAGSYGMGEAVGAFIACAVLIVLAGATGWFERVMNRIPMAIASALLAGVLARFGLDAFIAAKTALPLVLLMLGTYLVAKRLLPRYAVPLTLLVAIAFVAARGELSWSTVHFSLTWPVFTMPVFSWQAIVSLALPLFIVTMASQNLPGVATMRAAGYGDLPVSKLITVTGLATLVLAPFGAFALNLGAISAAICMGREAHEDPARRYTAAASCGAIYVVIAFFGAAVTGLLTAFPKELVAAIAGLALLGTIGSGLAGAVRDEPHREAAIITFLVTLSGVAILGIGSAFWGVVAGALALAVQQAGRTKTKASAGKDIAASGNIAPDSSNMAATPGAGKTP
- the gshB gene encoding glutathione synthase; the encoded protein is MKNILFVADPLDHFKIYKDTTFSMMREAQRRGYRIAACLPQDIQWKSGGQVTATVQQITLTGDARDWYRVDISEAKALKDFDAVLMRKDPPFDAEYIYATHLLEQAEREGARVVNKPSALRDHPEKLAIMEFPQFVTPTLVTRSAQAVRDFHAEHGDIILKPLDGMGGMGIFRVKQDALNLGSIVETLNKNGAETIMVQRFVPEVVQGDKRILIIAGEPAPFVLARIPQGTEVRGNLAAGGKGVAQPLTARNREIAEAIGRVLAPRGLLLIGLDVIGDSVTEINVTSPTCFQEITEQTGFDVPKMFIDALEAHLAAPR
- a CDS encoding PepSY-associated TM helix domain-containing protein → MRAFATTVHRWAGLAVALFLIVSGLTGAVISWDHEIDGWLNSELYDTESRGPFRDPFDLAAAVEAHDPRARVAYMPLGFEEGHAAGYFVQPRTDPATGKPYQLGYNRVYVDPVTAEIRGRRDSTAISLKPETLMPFLRKLHYTLHVPAVWGTDRLGYWIMGGVALVWLLDSFVALYLTTPRRQRRAAHPEHRAAREWWRRWKPAWAVRWAAGGYKLNFDLHRAGGLWMWALIILIAFTSFSLNLYKEIFHPMLSLVSKTTPGPSALVPLAPLGTRIEPTIGFRQIVADAEAEARRRGWTTPLGGVFYNQRGGFYNVSFFDHASHDDSDGMGLSNLYLDGRDGHIISSNRPWHGTAADVFAQLQLPLHGGRILGLPGRILMSLMGLAVAGLSITGIVIWWRKRRARLLQTRRQREALPEELSAVRQGAPRAHR
- a CDS encoding TonB-dependent receptor, yielding MSSSSPFLRASLRPTVAATLLVLNALAASAQTAAPVEAAGTLGTVTVEASADASAEGLTKPFAGGQVARGGRVGILGNQDMMSSPFSSTNYTNELIQDQQAKSVADVLLNDPSVRQARGFGNFQELYVVRGFPVYSDDVAYNGLYGMLPRQYIASEFFERVEVFRGANTFLNGAAPGGSGIGGAINLLPKRASNEPLTRVGFGVQTGGQGYVNLDLARRFGPDDSLGVRMNAVRREGGTGVHKESQQLSAFAVGLDWRNRNVRLSADFGYQDYDLKDGRPSLTPSSALPIPRAPDASTNFAQPWTYSKEKDKFATFRGEVDITDNITAWAAGGVRRSDEDNVLANPTLADAFGNTSGTRFSNTRKDRIGTAEIGVRGNFVTGPVKHAVVASAATYSNDRDNAYTISRGSLRNNIYAPYASPFPVANNFTGNTLEDPRLTDKIKTSSVAVADTMSFMDDRLLVTLGVRRQTIEQTSFAYNTVKETSAYDKSKTTPVAGVVFKITPSTSVYANYIEGLVKGNVAPGTVNSRPVTNAGEVFAPYQAKQKEVGVKYDGGTVGASAAFFTTDQPTYQYEGQTYGLYGKQRNQGLEFSVFGQPAKGLRLLGGLTLLDAKQKDTQGGATDGRTAIGVAKQQANLGAEWDVPGVRNLSLNARLLYTSKQYANAANTQQIPGWTRFDIGARYLVDLGNGRALTLRARIDNLFNKSYWASVGGTQGSNYLVLGAPRTFAVSGTIDF